Below is a window of Planococcus rifietoensis DNA.
GAGAAAATGGCCAAGTTATCCAATGTAGAATTGACGACTTATAAAATAGATGGTGGACTCGGTCAGATTCCAGACAACATTGAGGGGTTTATCGCAGTCGGAACATTTTCGGATAAAGAAATTGCACATCTGCGACACCTCACGCCTCACGGTGTCTTTATTGATTCAACCCCTGATCCAGAACATTTCGATTCGGTTAAACCGGATTTGGCCCAAATTACTAGAAAAACGATTGATTTCATGATTGAAAAAGGCCATCAGAACATTGGATTCATCGGGGGAACTTACCATAACCCGAATACTGATGGAGACGAAATGGACATTCGTGAACAGACTTTCCGTGAGCATATGGAGAGAAAAGGTCTGCTTCAGGATCGCTTTGTATATTGTCATAGAGGGTTTTCAGTAGACAATGGCTATCACCTGATGACTAAGGCTATTGATGAGTTAGGCGATCAACTTCCAACAGCTTTCTTTATTGCAGCAGACCCGATTGCTGTAGGCTGCCTCCAGGCTTTGAATGAACGAGGAATCCAAATACCCAAAAGGGTCAGTGTCGTCAGCATCAATAACATCAGCATCGCTAAATACATCTCACCTCCCTTGACTACATTCCATATCGATATGGCGGAAATTTGTAAGAACGCGATTTCTCTATTACTTGAACAATTATTGGAAAAACGAAAATGCACGAAGACCTTGTACTTAGGGGCAAGCATGATTGTTAGAAAAAGCACCAACTAGAAAACAGCCTAGTAAATAGGCTGTTTTTATTTTCGTAAAAATATTCAATATTTTTAGTAAAATAATTGTTTACAGTTTTTTCTAACAATGCTATATTAAATTTCAGGAAGCGCTTTCAACAGAAACTTGTGAGAGAGTTTCGAAAATGACTTGAGAGGGTGTTTATTCGTGAAGAAATATACTAAGTATGCAGGGTTAATGAGTGGAGTCGCTATAAGCTTATCTTTGGCTGCGTGTGGGCCGCAAGAGAGCGGGGGAGGCACTTCTGGAACGGGCGCTGCAGAAGAACAGAACCGTGAACTAATTATTTGGGAAGACATCGAAAAAACTGACGGAATTCAAGCTGCTGTCGACCAGTTTGAAGAAGAGAATGATGTAACCATTACAATTGTCGAGAAACCCTATGCACAGCAGATAGAAGATTTGCGTTTGGATGGGCCAGGAGGAACAGGGCCGGATGTGTTGACCATGGCGGGAGATCAGATTGGCACAGCCGTCATTGAAGGGCTGGTCAAAGAAGTGGCTGTAGGAGAGGAAGTTCAATCCATTTATACTGATGCAGCAATGCAATCACAAATAGTTGATGGAAAAGTCTATGGTTTGCCTAAAGCAGTAGAGTCTACAATTCTTTACTACAACAAAGATTTGATTGCTGAAGAAGAATTGCCGGCCACGCTTGAAGAATGGTACGAATATTCGAAGGAGACTACAACGGGTGACCAGTTTGGATTCCTGGCATTATTTGACCAGATCTACTATGCACAAAGTGTTATGAGCGGTTATGGCGGCTATATCTTTGGACAGGACACCGATGGAAACTATGATCCGAGTGATATTGGTTTGAACAACGAAGGGTCTTTGGAAGGTGCAAACTACATCCAGAAGTTTTATGAAGAAGATTTGTTCCCAGCTGGAATAATTGGGGAGCAGGGTATTAACGTGTTGGAATCTTTGTTCACCGAAGGTAAGGCGACAGCCATCATTTCGGGTCCTTGGAACGTTGATCCGTTTACAGATGCCGGCGTTAACTTCGGGATGACCAAATTGCCTGAATTGGACAATGGAGAAAACATGAGTTCATTCATTGGAGTAAAGAGCTATAACGTCAGTGCTTATTCGGAGAATGCTGAACTTGCTGAAGAGCTGCTAGTATTCCTAGCGAATGAAGAAAACTCCCGGACACGTTTTGAAGAAACACAGGAAGTTCCTGCAGTAGAAGCTTTGGCTAATGATCCCGTCGTTGCTGAAAGTGAAGTTGCACAAGCGGTAGCGGAGCAATCAATCTTTGCAGAATTGACGCCGAATATTCCTGCTATGAATGAAGTATGGACGCCAGCAGATTCTGCATTGCAGACAATTGCAACTGGAAAAGCCCAGCCAGAAGAAGCACTGAACCAGGCTGTTGAAACAATAGAGGGGCAAATTGAAGCCACTCATGGCGGCAACTGATTAGCGATAGCAGCAAGAAATGGTGTCAAACGTCAAGACGGTTTGGCACCATTTGTTGTAAAGGCCGGCAAACCAGGTTGTTTACCGGCCATACATAAAAAGAGGTGAAGAAAGTGCAAGCACGCAAATTAGCCTTATTGTTATCAATTCTACCGGGATTTGGCCAATTTTATAATAAGCAGTGGATTAAAGGGCTCTTGTTTCTCGGCTTTGGCATATCTTTCTTTTTAGTGTTCGGCGATCTCTTGAACATGGGATTTTGGGGACTTGCCACACTCGGCACAGAAGTACCGCGCGACAATTCAATTTTTCTTTTGGCAGAGGGCCTTATAGCAGTGATCGTGACGATTTTTGGACTTGCTTTTTATTACGTAAATTTAAGAGATGCCTATAAAAACGGTAAATTACGTGATGAAAATAAACCGTTGAGCTCGTTGAAAAGAGATTATCAAAACTTAATTGCGCAAGGCTATCCATATTTAATCAGTGGCCCATCCTTGTTCATCCTGATTTTTGCGGTTATTTTCCCGATCCTCTTCAGTTTTGCACTGGCATTTACAAATTACGATTTGTATCATTCCCCACCGGCTAATCTAGCCGACTGGGTTGGGTTTGACACTTTTGCGAAAATTTTCACCGTCGATATTTGGCGCTCGACTTTTTTCAGTGTGCTCGGCTGGACTGTAATCTGGACGCTTGTCGCTTCAACGCTTCAAGTCGCTCTCGGAATTTTTATGGCCGTGTTGGTCAACCAAAAAGATCTTCGTTTCAAGAAGTTTTACCGGACAGTGCTGGTTTTGCCTTGGGCTGTCCCTGGATTCGTGACCATTTTAATTTTTGCCGGTTTGTTTAACGACAGCTTCGGGGCCATCAATAACGATATCTTGGCTATGGTAGGAATCGATGCAATTCCTTGGCTGACAGACGAAAACTGGAGCAAGCTAGCATTGATTCTTATGCAAGGATGGTTAGGCTTTCCATTTATTTTCTTGGTCACGACTGGGGTGCTTCAATCGATTCCGGAGGATCTTTACGAAGCTGCCCGAATTGACGGCGCGTCCATTTTTGCGCAATTCCGCAATATCACTATGCCAATGATTTTAATCGCCACGGCACCGGTTATTATTACGCAGTTCACTTTCAACTTCAATAATTTCAATATCATCTATCTCTTTAATGGCGGAGGGCCTGCTGTGCCGGGATCCACTGCCGGAGGGACCGATATACTCGTATCGTGGATCTATAAGCTGACCTTGCAATCAAGCCAATATTCACTGGCAGCTGCATTGACAATTTTGTTGTCTGTATTCGTTATCGCGATTGCGTTATGGCAGTTCAGACGGACTGATGCATTTAAGGAGGGTGCTTGAAAATGAATAAAGGAAAATTTTTTCGTCTTCTAGTTTCCCATTGTATTTTGATTGTTATGGCAGTCATTATTATTTATCCGCTACTGTGGACAGTGGGAGCAAGCTTTAACCCTGGAAATAGTTTGATCAGCACGACGATGATCCCCCAAAATCCGACATTGGATCATTACCGGGAGCTGTTTGCAGGAAGTGAGAGCTTGCAGTATGTCCAATGGTATTTAAATTCCTTAAAGATCAGCTTGTTTACCATGCTCGGTTCAGTCATCTGTGTTTCTTTTACTGCTTATGCTTTTTCGCGTTTCCGTTTTAAAGGCAGACAAAATGCGTTGACGCTGTTCCTGTTGCTGCAAATGATTCCACAGTTTTCTGCTTTGATCGCGCTTTTCGTTTTGGCGCAAATTCTGGGAATGATGAACAGCCACTGGCTATTGATCTTGCTCTATATTGGCGGATTGATTCCACTAAATACTTATTTGATGAAAGGCTATATGGACTCCATCCCGATGGATCTGGACGAAAGTGCTAAAATCGATGGCGCAAGCAACACGAGAATTTTTCTGCAGATCATCATGCCTTTATCAAAGCCGATGATCGCGGTCGTGGCGATGACAGGATTTACAGGACCTCTGGGAGACTTCATCCTGGCATCAACGATTCTGCGATCGCCTGAATATTATACATTGCCGATCGGCCTCTACAATTTGGTCAATGATGTGATGGGGGCAAGCTTTACGACTTTTGCTGCCGGTGCTATTTTGATCAGTATCCCGATCGCCATCATTTTCCTCCTGCTGCAAAAGAACTTTGTGTCAGGTTTAACGGCAGGCGGAACAAAAGGCTGACAGTCCAAACTGCAGCACCTGGAAGGAGAACATTATGTCTATAAATGAAAAAACCTATACTACTGCGGCTGATTTCATGCTGCATGGTGGAGACTACAATCCCGACCAATGGTTAGACCACCCAGAAATTTTAGAAGAAGATCTGAAGCTAATGAAGCTTTCAGGCAGCAACACGTTTTCAGTAGGCATCTTCGCCTGGAGTACGCTCGAACCGGAAGAAGGCCAGTTTCATTTTGAATGGCTGGATAGCATTATCGATAACATCCATAGCATCGGCGGCCGAGTCATTTTAGCGACGCCAAGCGGAGCGCGACCAGCGTGGATGTCGCAAACATACCCTGAAGTTTTGCGGATCGACGGATCGCGTGTACAGCAATTGCACGGAGGGCGGCACAATCATTGTTTCACTTCGCCGATTTATCGCGAAAAAACGGCTAAGATAAATCGAATGCTTGCAGAACGCTACGGCAAGCATCCGGCGTTGCTCATGTGGCACATTTCAAATGAATACGGCGGCGAATGTCATTGCGACAGATGCCAGAATGCTTTCAGAAGCTGGTTGAAAGAGAAATACAAGGGCGACTTGAAAGCTTTGAATGATTCTTGGTGGGGGCCATTTTGGAGCCATACGTTTAACGATTGGTCTCAAATCGAATCGCCATCTCCAATTGGCGAAAATATGGTGCACGGCTTGAACTTGGATTGGAAGCGGTTTGTGACAGATCAGACCATTTCTTTCTTTGAAAATGAAGTGACAGCGATCAGAGAATTGACGCCGGAAATCCCGATTACCACCAATTTTATGGCGGACACCCATGATTTGATTCCTTTTCAAAGCTTGGATTACAGCAAATTCGCCAAGCACTTGGACGTCATCAGCTGGGACGCGTACCCGGCGTGGCACAACGATTGGGAAACGACCGCCAACTTGGCGCTAAAAGTCGGCTTTATCAACGATCTGTACCGCAGCTTGAAGCAGCAGCCGTTTCTTTTAATGGAATCCACGCCAAGCGCCGTCAACTGGCATAAAGTGAACAAAGCAAAACGGCCAGGCATGCATTTGTTGTCTTCGATGCAGATGGTCGCGCACGGCTCAGACAGCATCCTGTATTTCCAATGGCGCAAATCACGCGGCTCTTCGGAAAAATTTCATGGAGCGATCGTCGACCATGACAACAGCACAGAAAACCGTGTCTTTAAAGAAGTGGCGAAAGTCGGAGAGACTTTAGGCAAGCTGTCCCAAGTGGTCGGAAGCAATCGCCCTGCAGATGTCGCCATCCTTTACGACTGGGAAAATAACTGGGCGCTTAACGATGCCCAAGGCTACGGGTCCAAAACAAAATCCTACCCTCAAACTTTGCAGGAGCATTACCGGACATTTTGGGAACAGGACATTCCGGTCGATGTGATTACGAAAGAACAAGAGTTTTCGGATTATAAATTGCTTATAGTACCGATGCTGTACTTGGTAAGTGAAGAAACAATTTCCCGGCTGAAGCGTTTTGTGGCTGACGGGGGCACTGTGGTAATGACATATATTAGCGGAATCGTCAACGAGTTCGATCTGACGTATTTGGGAGGATGGCATCAAGATTTGCAGGATGTTTTCGGTATCAACCCGGTTGAAACGGATACGCTATATCCAAGCGATAGAAATGCGGTCCAGTACGGCAATCGTTCATACGTGCTGAAGGATTACGCAACGGTTGTGGAAAATCATTCTGCAGATGTTGTCGGAACTTACGAAGAGGATTTTTATGTCGGGACTCCAGCTGTGACAAGCAATCGTTATAAAAAAGGGCGGGCTTACTATATTGGCAGCCGTTTGGAAGAGCAGTTTCACCGTGATTTCTATCAGGAATTGATTGGCGAATTGTCGCTCGAAGCAGCATTCCCGGTTACACATGGTCCAGGTGTCTCGGTTCAGGTGCGCCAGGAAGTCGATCAAGACTACGCCTTCGTCATGAATTTCACCGAGCAGCAACAAATCATATCAATCAATTCGGCAGCGAAAGATTTGGTGACAGGTGAGGATCTATCGGGCGAGCTTGCTTTGGCGCAGTATGAAGTACGGATTTTAGCGGTAAACAACTAAAACAGTTTTAGAATTGCTCCGGTGTGGAAAATCTAGTTTTTCCAAAGTGAATTATTGGGGTTTCGGTGCTAAGCGTTGGAAAGAAAGTTTAAAAAATCCCATATGTAAATGTCACTGGCATCCGCTCTTAATAGGAAATCTGTTGAGCGGATGTTTTTTGATTAAGGGTCTAATATTCAGGGTTATAAAAGGATTTCATGAAATCCTTTTTAACAATAAAATCAAAGGATGTGAAAGAGGATGGCGAAAAGTAAAACATGGAAAGCAAAACTGGCGGCTGTATCTGCAGCTGCCATCGTAATGGGTTCTCTTGGTTTAAGCACTACACCAGCAATGGCCGCGGTACCTGAACCGGTGAAGGGGGATATCTTTGTCGAGCGCGTTCCTGGAATCGATGAAGATTTTATTAAAGGGGTCGATGTTTCGAGCATACTCGCACTCGAAGACAGTGGAGTGAAATTCTACAATCAAGACGGAAAAAAGCAGGATATTTTTAAAACATTAGGACAGTCAGGCGTAAATTATGTGAGAGTGCGTGTCTGGAATGACCCTTACGACTCGGAAGGAAACGGTTATGGCGGAGGTAATAACGATATAGAAAAAGCCATTGAAATCGGTAAACGGGCCACTGCCAATGGGATGCAGGTGCTGGTGGATTTCCACTACTCCGATTTTTGGGCAGATCCTGCGAAGCAGCAAGCGCCAAAAGCTTGGAAACAGTTGAGTTTTGAAGACAAGAAAATTGCCCTTCATGACTTTACAGCAGACAGTCTTCAAGCAATGGAAGATGAAGGTGTGGACATCGGCATGGTGCAGATCGGAAATGAAACCAACGGCGCCATGGCTGGAGAAAAAGACTGGAACCGCATGAGCGAGCTATTTAACGAAGGAAGCCGAGCAGTCAGAGCACTGGATCCAGAAATTCTGGTCGCGTTGCATTTTACCAACCCAGAAACTACGGGAAGATATGCATCGATCGCCAAAACACTTGAAGACAAAAAGGTCGACTATGACGTATTCGCCAGTTCGTATTATCCATTTTGGCATGGGACATTGACTAACTTGTCCTCTGTCCTTAAAAATGTGTCTGATACCTACGGCAAAAAAGTCATGGTCGCAGAAACATCATATGCCTACACGGCAAAAGATGGTGATGGCCATGAAAACACCGCACCGAAAAGCACTGGCCAAACTTTGGACTATCCAATTACGGTCCAAGGACAAGCGCATGCAGTCAGAGATGTAGCAGCAGCTGTTGCGGAAATAGGGGATGCAGGCCTCGGCATATTTTACTGGGAACCGGCTTGGATTCCTGTAGCACCAGACAAGAAGTTGAAGAAAAGCAAAATGATTTGGGAAAAATACGGTTCCGGCTGGGCGACAAGCTATGCAGCAGAATACGATCCGGAAGATGCTGGGGAATGGTACGGCGGCAGTGCAGTTGATAATCAGGCGTTGTTCGATTTTAATGGACATCCCTTGCCATCTTTGGACGTTTTCAAGTACTTAGAGACAGGGGCAGTCGCTCCATTGAAAGTGGATGATGTGGAAAATCTGTCCATCTCGGCTGTTGCGGGGAAGGCGATTGTATTGCCTGAATTGGTGACCGTCATTTACAACGATAGGAGCGAAGGCTCAGTTCAGGTTACATGGAATGAGGAAGCATTGCAGCAGGCGGTCAGCAACGGTGCCGGCAGTTATGTGATTGATGGAGAACTGGAGAACGGCCTATCGGTCACAGCGAATCTTCAGATCAGTCCAGAGAACTTTGTGAAGAATGGAGGGTTTGAAAATAGCGACAGAAGCGTGTGGAATATCACCCACCGAAATGGTACTGCGCCTCATACGAGTTATCAAAACAAAGCATCGGATGCTAAATCTGGAAACTATTCGCTTCATTTCTACTCATCGGATGCAATCGATTTTCAGGCTGAACAAACGATAACAGGCTTGGAACCGGGATATTATAAACTTTCTGCCTTTGTGCAGGGAGGAGATGCCGAGAACTCCGAGATGTATATTTACGCTGAAACGTCTGGCGAACGCTACACAATGAACACCTCTGTTAACGGATGGGCCAATTGGAGCCAGCCTGAACTAGACGGTATCTTTGTGGTAGACGGCACAGTCACGATCGGCGGCAGCGTCAAGGCAAACGGCGGGGCTTGGGGAAGTCTGGATGACTTTTCCTTGTTCCGGATACAAGATGCTGATGCAGTGAATCAATAACTGAAAATCTGACCCAAATACTCAAGAACGATCAATGTTCATGAACAGGTTAAGCTCAACAACGAAGGGATGTGTATCCTAAAAAAGGATCATCTTATTTTGCTTGGAATTGAGTTAGGCAGATAAAATGAAAAACCGCCCAAGGGCGGTTTTTTTATTTGGAGCGAACATCTTCAAAAGCATCAAGCTTTTGAACATCCTCTGGAGAGATAGTGAAAGCCAATTGACTATTTTCAACGATGCGTTCTTTGTTCGTTGATTTCGGAAGCGGCAAAGTGCCATGCTCTAGACAATAACGAATGCACAATTGAGCAGGGGTAACGCTGTATTTAGCAGCCATTTCTTTGATTTCAGGGCTGTTCAAGATTTGGCCAGTTGCCAGCGGAGAGTACGCTTCTACGACAATATTATGTTTTTTGCAAAACTGTAGTAGACTCGCTTGATCACGGCCGATATAGAACGGGATTTGGTTCACCATCGGTACAATGTCGCAGGAATCCAAAAGCGCCTGAATATCTTTTTCCGAAAAATTCGAAACGCCGATTGCCCGAATTTTGCCGTCCTTATAAAGCTTCTCCATCGCTTTCCACGATTCAATATTGCCTTCTGTACAATCTTTGCCGACTTCGTCCCACGGCCATGGCGCATGAATCAAATAAAGATCTAATACATCGACTCCTAGATTTGTAATCGTTTCTTCAAAAGCCGCTAATGTTGCATCATAGCCTTTAATTTCAGCAGGAAGTTTGCTAGTTATAAAGACCTCTTCCCGAGAAATGTTGAAATCTCGAATCGCTTTTCCAACATTTTCCTCGTTCTGATAGGCTAAGGCCGTATCAATATGAGTATAACCATTTTCTAAAGCAGTCGTTACTGCGGCATAAGCTTCTTCATTTGGGATTTGCCAAGTGCCAAATCCGATAGTGGGAATTTCAACTCCATTGTGGGACGTGAAAAACTTTTCGTTTGCCATGGAAATATTTCCTCCTCTTTATCGAACGTTCTTTTTTATTGTACGACTTTTCTGTCAACAGGGGAACTCTAACCCCCGGTGTCCCTGTGCACCACACAATTATTCCAAACAAAAAGGCAAGCGCAAATTTGCGCTTGCCTTTTCTCATTCACTCTCCGAAAATCTCTTCAGAAACTTCCACGATGTAGCGCAGTTTGTCCCATTGCTGTTCCTCGGTGAGGAGATTGCCGTGGTGGGTTGAAGCGAAGCCGCATTGCGGGCTGATGCATAGCTGCTCGAGCGGCACGTATTTTGCGGCTTCTGCGACGCGTGCTTTGATCGCTTCTTTGTTTTCAAGTTCGCCGTTCTTCGATGTGAAGACGCCGAGCACGAC
It encodes the following:
- a CDS encoding sugar ABC transporter permease, giving the protein MNKGKFFRLLVSHCILIVMAVIIIYPLLWTVGASFNPGNSLISTTMIPQNPTLDHYRELFAGSESLQYVQWYLNSLKISLFTMLGSVICVSFTAYAFSRFRFKGRQNALTLFLLLQMIPQFSALIALFVLAQILGMMNSHWLLILLYIGGLIPLNTYLMKGYMDSIPMDLDESAKIDGASNTRIFLQIIMPLSKPMIAVVAMTGFTGPLGDFILASTILRSPEYYTLPIGLYNLVNDVMGASFTTFAAGAILISIPIAIIFLLLQKNFVSGLTAGGTKG
- a CDS encoding beta-galactosidase, giving the protein MSINEKTYTTAADFMLHGGDYNPDQWLDHPEILEEDLKLMKLSGSNTFSVGIFAWSTLEPEEGQFHFEWLDSIIDNIHSIGGRVILATPSGARPAWMSQTYPEVLRIDGSRVQQLHGGRHNHCFTSPIYREKTAKINRMLAERYGKHPALLMWHISNEYGGECHCDRCQNAFRSWLKEKYKGDLKALNDSWWGPFWSHTFNDWSQIESPSPIGENMVHGLNLDWKRFVTDQTISFFENEVTAIRELTPEIPITTNFMADTHDLIPFQSLDYSKFAKHLDVISWDAYPAWHNDWETTANLALKVGFINDLYRSLKQQPFLLMESTPSAVNWHKVNKAKRPGMHLLSSMQMVAHGSDSILYFQWRKSRGSSEKFHGAIVDHDNSTENRVFKEVAKVGETLGKLSQVVGSNRPADVAILYDWENNWALNDAQGYGSKTKSYPQTLQEHYRTFWEQDIPVDVITKEQEFSDYKLLIVPMLYLVSEETISRLKRFVADGGTVVMTYISGIVNEFDLTYLGGWHQDLQDVFGINPVETDTLYPSDRNAVQYGNRSYVLKDYATVVENHSADVVGTYEEDFYVGTPAVTSNRYKKGRAYYIGSRLEEQFHRDFYQELIGELSLEAAFPVTHGPGVSVQVRQEVDQDYAFVMNFTEQQQIISINSAAKDLVTGEDLSGELALAQYEVRILAVNN
- a CDS encoding sugar ABC transporter permease, whose protein sequence is MQARKLALLLSILPGFGQFYNKQWIKGLLFLGFGISFFLVFGDLLNMGFWGLATLGTEVPRDNSIFLLAEGLIAVIVTIFGLAFYYVNLRDAYKNGKLRDENKPLSSLKRDYQNLIAQGYPYLISGPSLFILIFAVIFPILFSFALAFTNYDLYHSPPANLADWVGFDTFAKIFTVDIWRSTFFSVLGWTVIWTLVASTLQVALGIFMAVLVNQKDLRFKKFYRTVLVLPWAVPGFVTILIFAGLFNDSFGAINNDILAMVGIDAIPWLTDENWSKLALILMQGWLGFPFIFLVTTGVLQSIPEDLYEAARIDGASIFAQFRNITMPMILIATAPVIITQFTFNFNNFNIIYLFNGGGPAVPGSTAGGTDILVSWIYKLTLQSSQYSLAAALTILLSVFVIAIALWQFRRTDAFKEGA
- a CDS encoding extracellular solute-binding protein, whose product is MSGVAISLSLAACGPQESGGGTSGTGAAEEQNRELIIWEDIEKTDGIQAAVDQFEEENDVTITIVEKPYAQQIEDLRLDGPGGTGPDVLTMAGDQIGTAVIEGLVKEVAVGEEVQSIYTDAAMQSQIVDGKVYGLPKAVESTILYYNKDLIAEEELPATLEEWYEYSKETTTGDQFGFLALFDQIYYAQSVMSGYGGYIFGQDTDGNYDPSDIGLNNEGSLEGANYIQKFYEEDLFPAGIIGEQGINVLESLFTEGKATAIISGPWNVDPFTDAGVNFGMTKLPELDNGENMSSFIGVKSYNVSAYSENAELAEELLVFLANEENSRTRFEETQEVPAVEALANDPVVAESEVAQAVAEQSIFAELTPNIPAMNEVWTPADSALQTIATGKAQPEEALNQAVETIEGQIEATHGGN
- a CDS encoding aldo/keto reductase, whose product is MANEKFFTSHNGVEIPTIGFGTWQIPNEEAYAAVTTALENGYTHIDTALAYQNEENVGKAIRDFNISREEVFITSKLPAEIKGYDATLAAFEETITNLGVDVLDLYLIHAPWPWDEVGKDCTEGNIESWKAMEKLYKDGKIRAIGVSNFSEKDIQALLDSCDIVPMVNQIPFYIGRDQASLLQFCKKHNIVVEAYSPLATGQILNSPEIKEMAAKYSVTPAQLCIRYCLEHGTLPLPKSTNKERIVENSQLAFTISPEDVQKLDAFEDVRSK
- a CDS encoding LacI family DNA-binding transcriptional regulator, with protein sequence MATIKDIGEKTGFSISTVSRVLSNDQSLSVPEETREKIFEAAEQLNYRKKTVKSLVKNIAFLYWLTEREELEDVYFKTMRIEIEKMAKLSNVELTTYKIDGGLGQIPDNIEGFIAVGTFSDKEIAHLRHLTPHGVFIDSTPDPEHFDSVKPDLAQITRKTIDFMIEKGHQNIGFIGGTYHNPNTDGDEMDIREQTFREHMERKGLLQDRFVYCHRGFSVDNGYHLMTKAIDELGDQLPTAFFIAADPIAVGCLQALNERGIQIPKRVSVVSINNISIAKYISPPLTTFHIDMAEICKNAISLLLEQLLEKRKCTKTLYLGASMIVRKSTN
- a CDS encoding glycosyl hydrolase 53 family protein; this encodes MAKSKTWKAKLAAVSAAAIVMGSLGLSTTPAMAAVPEPVKGDIFVERVPGIDEDFIKGVDVSSILALEDSGVKFYNQDGKKQDIFKTLGQSGVNYVRVRVWNDPYDSEGNGYGGGNNDIEKAIEIGKRATANGMQVLVDFHYSDFWADPAKQQAPKAWKQLSFEDKKIALHDFTADSLQAMEDEGVDIGMVQIGNETNGAMAGEKDWNRMSELFNEGSRAVRALDPEILVALHFTNPETTGRYASIAKTLEDKKVDYDVFASSYYPFWHGTLTNLSSVLKNVSDTYGKKVMVAETSYAYTAKDGDGHENTAPKSTGQTLDYPITVQGQAHAVRDVAAAVAEIGDAGLGIFYWEPAWIPVAPDKKLKKSKMIWEKYGSGWATSYAAEYDPEDAGEWYGGSAVDNQALFDFNGHPLPSLDVFKYLETGAVAPLKVDDVENLSISAVAGKAIVLPELVTVIYNDRSEGSVQVTWNEEALQQAVSNGAGSYVIDGELENGLSVTANLQISPENFVKNGGFENSDRSVWNITHRNGTAPHTSYQNKASDAKSGNYSLHFYSSDAIDFQAEQTITGLEPGYYKLSAFVQGGDAENSEMYIYAETSGERYTMNTSVNGWANWSQPELDGIFVVDGTVTIGGSVKANGGAWGSLDDFSLFRIQDADAVNQ